Below is a window of Molothrus aeneus isolate 106 chromosome 14, BPBGC_Maene_1.0, whole genome shotgun sequence DNA.
TCCCAGAGCCCAGCAACTGCTGCCCACCTGCCAATGCCTCAGCCCAACTTTGCCAGCAGCTTGTTTGTGCAGTGACACTTCAGCAATAAATGGATTTGATTTTTGACACAATAAACCACAGAGACCCGAGCAGGAGCTTCCAAACTCCCCTGGAGCGCAAGTGTGACTGCTCCAAGTAATAAACCTTGGAAAGGCCAACCCCAGTGTGATGCTCAGGACATTGCCCCAAGGCTGAGCATGGCTACAGCACCTCCTGTAGCAGCTGGAGTCAGACTGGCTGGGTTTTGCCACACTCTGTCCCTTGGGACTCCATGCAGCACATCCAGCTCCACCAGGCAGCATTACAGGTCTCGAGGGGTTACATGTGACACTTGAGGAATCACAGCATCAGCACCCACAGGCATGAACTGGGACCTGTCTTGAAGTTAAGTCACttatgaaaatgtaattttcaatATCTCATTAGGACTTCTCCCATCTGTTAAGCATCATCCCAGAGAGTTTGGTGACACTCTAAATGAAGCTGTGAAGAGATGTGTTTGTTTTAGATGTAATTGGACAGCTGTTTTATTATGAGTTAATGAACTATGATGATTAAAAAGAATTCAGTTTTAGCAAACCATGTATTAACAATTACTCTGGACTAAAATCACAGCTAAGCAAGTGCTAGACAACTTTCATGACAATCATTGGGAGTAATGATTGGATTGGAGGAGACCAGCACCATGGTCTGGtctgagcaccagcagcaccatgaAAAGCTGATCCTGAGCTGGGGAGTCCTGCATTTGTCCTTTCCACACTTTGCAGTTTAAAAGGGATCTTTGTATATGAGCTGGGCCTGGTGCCAAAGACCAGAAGCCACAAAAAGCAGCTGGTTTCCATAGGAGGTTCCCAGTTTGCATGGAGCAGTTTTTAAGCAGTGAAGTCTTTGCTCTGAGAGTTTCAGTGAAAAAGCTCTTAAGAGTTAAACGAAGACAGGTCCATATGCCACGTGTGTAAATCACTTATATCTTTATGTTAAAAGAAATCTGTTCCAAATCATTGTGACTTCCCGACAGCTGCCTCCTGACCTTTCTCCACTTCAGCCCTCCATTTGGCCTTCTTTTCTGCATTCACCCTTAGCAGTGTCTGATTCTTCTTGGCAGCCTGGAAACAATTTGGTGGAAATCATTGCATGCACACAATTGCCACCACTAAATTTCCCCACATCTGCACCACTTCCTTTGACACCTCACTGTACGTTTTGATATTTTGCAGTGATAGAAGTTAATCTGTTTCCTTGTAACACCACATTTTCAGCATTTGCAGCTCTGATTAGCAGGAGAATTACACTGTAAATTGTTTACAGGTGCACTGGGACTTGCAAGTCAAACTGGAAGAGGCAGCAGTGGTGTGGGATAGGAAGAAGAGTCACAGCTCTTGGTGGcatccaggctgggcaggcaggaccACAGGAACCTCATGGCTGGCAGATGTCAGGCAGAACCAGCTTCCATTGACACTGTCTGAGCTATTCCATTACCTTTGGCCCAGCCTCCTGTTGATACACCATCATATAGAGCATTGCACTGCACAGGTTCATGGCAGTGTGGGTCAGCAGCAACACATTAATCAGCAGGTTGTGCTGTCCAGTGCCAGTGTCTCCTCTGGAGAAGGGGTGATACAGATCCTGTGCATGCATTGCTCATGTGTACATATTCTCAAACCTATCTGTCACCCAGGTGCTTATTTCCAAAGAACATACATAGACCATGCATTAAATGAACCAGTTCCCCCAGAAACAATACTCACTTCTTTGCCTGAGATGATCATggtcacacagcccagcacagtcAGTGCAATCATGATGTAGCAAACCTTTATCCTGGCCATGTTCCTTGCAGTGTCAAGGACCTCAGACCTGTGGAGGACAGAGCAGATTTCCCattctgcagcagcctgtgtgAAATGGGATCATGGGGAGAGGGGTAATGAATGCTCAAGTCCTGCAGCTACTTCCTGTCAATGTACAATGGGGTTCAGCCTTctctttctgcagctgcttAAAGGAGGACTGTAAAAATTAGCCTGTGGAGAAAAGATTTAGGTCAAAAGCCATCAGTAATAACAGGATTAAAAACTCTTGCTCTCCTGTGTTCTTTTATTGTGTGAGAGAGTGAAAGCCTGTAAAatgacagggacaggaaagTCTTTCCACTATAATAAGAAAGGGCTGACCtttgggtgctgcagggcaggccATGGGGTGCAGTGCAGCACCAGGACACACTGGGGCCATGCCACCAGAGCCAGGCAATGCCACCCTCAGGGAATTAAAGCccaccacagcacagctctgccaggcagctgccaccagccccacCAGCCTGTGGTGGGAAGCTGACTGGGTCAGAGCACACAACTGCACTATCCAGGAGTTTTCTTCCCAAGCAGCTGAACAGCCCCATCCATCACTGGAAAATCTCCACCACCTTCCATGAGTAATTCCTGGCATATAACCAACAATTCACGTTTGCAAGAAACTGCAGCATGGCAATGAGCCATCCCTGAAATTATATCCAGGATTTACTCACACCTGCAAGGGGAAGGACAGCTGGAGGTGAACCCAGGATGTCACAAGTCAGAAGCATTAGGACTCCAAAACTGAGTGACAATCCTCTGACAAAATATCTCAGCAAGGAGGTGGAACCACAGCCCATACATGAGGAACTCATTGCACAAGTCTGTCACCAAAGCTGTATGTAGCCCCAGCTTCTAATTAAACTTGATGCAGCAATATTAATCACTAATCAATAAAACCTAGAAAAGCGTGTAAAAACCCAGATTGAATGATACCTTATCATGGTGGCTTCTGAGTTTCAAAGCCACTTGTCTTGCAAAAGATACTTCAGCTTAGTCTGAAATCTGTGATAACTAAAATAAGCAAATCCTGTTTACCTCACAGGGAATGACAAAAAGTTACAAGAGTTTCAATTATTTACAGCTATTTTTGGACACCAGCATGGGCGAGGCACTAAGCCCTGCAAGAGCACAGTTCTGGGTAATGCAGACTGGAGTCTCAATCTGTGTGTTCACAgccaaaaaaaatcattctgacAGGTCCACTTACGAAATGTGCCTGGGAATGTCCTCCTCCTTTTTAAAGCGTCCTGACCATACTAGCACCTTTTTATCAAAATTTGTAGGCCTTCTTTCATTCCTGAAGGGTTCTTTACCTGTAAGAGATTTTGTACAAAGCAATGAGCTAAGcttcaagaaggaaaaagagctgTTGGTACTGAAGGAAAAGGattgaaagtttaaaattacaCTTTTCTATTCTGTGGAAGCTAAATGTGCTTTCTAACATCAAAAAGACTCAGCAGGTGGTGTGAGGTCTTTGTTATATTTGCAGcttatttaattttactttcttCCCTTTAATTTTGGtaggttttaaactaaaaatctCTTCTAAACTTCCTGATTAAGAGGGCAAATGGTGTGAGGCAGAAGTCCTCGAGCCCACAGCAACATCTCACCCTGTGAGCATCTTGCTTTTAAATGGCCCAACTAGTGAGTTAAGCaaactgccagcagcacaagTAGCTAACTCCTCCACAGCTTCTCCTGAAATCACTGATGGAGAGATGATGTCTGCTAAAATGCAGCCTGGTGGGAGACTGGCAGTTGTTCTCA
It encodes the following:
- the LOC136562425 gene encoding protein FAM162A-like, yielding MLGRLLGHSQRVARPLLCPARAAGSRAKSARDAALQAADPGKEPFRNERRPTNFDKKVLVWSGRFKKEEDIPRHISSEVLDTARNMARIKVCYIMIALTVLGCVTMIISGKEAAKKNQTLLRVNAEKKAKWRAEVEKGQEAAVGKSQ